The Delphinus delphis chromosome 7, mDelDel1.2, whole genome shotgun sequence genome includes a window with the following:
- the OBSL1 gene encoding obscurin-like protein 1 isoform X3 translates to MKAGSGDQGSPPCFLRFPRPVRVVSGAEAELKCVVLGEPPPIVVWEKGGQQLAASERLSFPADGAEHGLLLSGALPTDAGVYVCRARNAAGEAYAAAAVTVLEPPAPEREPQPAERLRPPPGAGEGAPVFLTGPRSQWVLRGAEVVLECQVGGLPVPTLYWEKDGMALDEVWDSSHFSLEPGRAEGRPGASLALRILAARLPDSGVYVCHARNAHGHARAGALLQVQQPPESPPEDPDEAPNPVVEPLKCAPKTFWVNEGKHAKFRCYVMGKPEPEIEWHWEGHPLLPDRRRLMYRDRDGGFVLKVLYCQAKDRGLYVCAARNSAGQTLSAVQLHVKEPRLRFTRPLQDVEGREHGIVVLECKVPNSRIPTAWFREDQRLLPCRKYEQIEEGTVRRLIIHRLKADDDGVYLCEMRGRVRTVANVTVKGPILKRLPRKLDVFEGENAVLLVETREAGVEGRWSRDGEDLPATCQSSSGHMHALVLPGVTREDAGEVTFSLGNSRTTTLLRVKCVKHNPPGPPVLAEMFKGHKNTVLLTWKPPEPAPETPFIYRLERQEVGSEDWIQCFSIEKAGAVEVPGDCVPSEGDYRFRVCTVSEHGRSSHVVFHGSAHLVPTARLVAGLDDVQVYDGEDAVFSLDLSTIIQGTWFLNGEELKSNEPEGQVEPGALRYRMEHKGLQHRLILQAVRHQDSGALVGFSCPGVQDSAALTIQESPVHILSPQDKVSLTFTTSERVVLTCELSRVDFPASWYKDGQKVEESESLVVKMDGRKHRLIIPEAQVQDSGEFECRTEGVSAFFSVSVQDPPVHILDPREHVFVHAITSECVMLTCEVDREDAPVHWYKDGQEVEESDFVVLENEGPHHRLVLPAAQPPDGGEFQCVAGDERAYFTVTITDVSSWIVYPSGKVYVAAVRLERVVLTCELCRPWAEVRWTKDGEEVVESPALLLQKEDTVRRLVLPAVQLEDSGEYLCEIDDESASFTVTVTEPPVRIIHPRDEVTLVAVSLECVVLMCELSREDAPVRWYKDGLEVEESEALVLESDGPRRRLVLPAAQPEDGGEFVCDAGDDSAFFTVTVTATPERIVHPAARSLDLQFGVPGRVELRCEVAPAGSQVRWYKDGLEVDASDALQLGAKGPARTLTLPHAQPEDAGEYVCETRDEAVTFNVSLAEPPVQFLAPEAAPSPLCVAPGEPLVLSCELSRAGALVFWSHNGRPVQEGEGLELQAEGPRRILCIQAADPVHAGLYTCQAGAAPGAPSLSFTVQVAEPPVRVVDPEAAQTRVRSTPGGDLELVVHLSGPGGPVRWYKDGERLASQGRVQLEQDGARQVLRVQRARSRDAGEYLCDTPQDSRIFLVSVEEPPPVKLVSELTPLTVHEGDDATFRCEVSPPDAEVTWLHNGAIVTPGPQLEMAQNGSSRILTVRGCQLEDAGTVTAQAGSTSTSARLHVRETELLFLRRLQDVRAEEGQDVCLEVETGRVGAAGAVRWVRGGAPLPPDSRLSTAQDGHIYRLFIHGVVLADQGTYGCESHHDRTLARLSVKPRQLRVLRPLEDVTVIEGGSATFQLELSQKDVTGEWARGGVQLQPGTTCQIYAEGHAHCLVLSGLGLADSGCISFTADALRCAARLTVREAPVTIVRGPQDLEVTEGDTATFECELSQALADVTWEKDGQPLTPSPRLRLQALGTRRLLQLRRCGPLDAGTYSCVVGMARAGPVHLVVRERKVSVLSELLSVRAREGDGATFECTVSEVEPTGSWELGGRPLRPGGRVRIRQEGKKHILVLSVLRAEDTGEVRFQAGPAQSVAQLEVEALPLQICRRPPREKTVLVGRRAVLEVTVSRSGGQVCWLREGVALCPGDKYELRSHGHTHSLVIHDVRPEDQGTYCCQAGQDSAHTRLLVEARRTEPGQAGALGQLGRRMPLPWEGVGREGNQRCWETIKVVQPLSWLSV, encoded by the exons ATGAAGGCGGGCTCGGGGGACCAGGGGAGCCCCCCGTGCTTCCTGCGCTTCCCGCGGCCCGTGCGGGTGGTAAGTGGCGCCGAGGCCGAGCTCAAGTGCGTGGTGCTGGGGGAGCCGCCGCCCATTGTCGTATGGGAGAAGGGCGGGCAGCAGCTGGCGGCCTCGGAGCGCCTGAGCTTCCCGGCGGACGGCGCCGAGCACGGCCTGCTGCTGAGCGGCGCGCTGCCCACCGACGCGGGGGTCTATGTGTGCCGCGCCCGCAATGCGGCCGGAGAGGCCTACGCGGCGGCCGCCGTCACCGTGCTGGAGCCGCCGGCCCCCGAGCGCGAGCCCCAGCCTGCCGAACGCCTGCGGCCGCCGCCCGGGGCCGGGGAGGGCGCCCCGGTGTTCCTGACGGGGCCCCGGTCCCAGTGGGTGCTGCGGGGGGCGGAGGTGGTGCTGGAGTGCCAGGTGGGGGGCCTCCCCGTGCCAACGCTGTACTGGGAGAAGGACGGGATGGCGCTGGACGAAGTGTGGGACAGTAGCCACTTCTCCCTCGAACCTGGCCGCGCCGAGGGCCGCCCGGGCGCGAGCCTGGCGCTGCGCATCCTGGCGGCGCGGCTGCCCGACTCCGGCGTCTACGTGTGCCACGCCCGCAACGCGCACGGCCACGCGCGGGCCGGCGCGCTGCTGCAAGTGCAGCAGCCCCCCGAGAGCCCGCCGGAGGACCCGGACGAGGCCCCCAACCCCGTGGTGGAGCCGCTCAAGTGCGCGCCCAAGACCTTCTGGGTGAACGAGGGCAAGCACGCCAAGTTCCGCTGCTACGTGATGGGCAAGCCCGAGCCCGAGATCGAATGGCACTGGGAGGGCCACCCGCTGCTCCCTGACCGCCGCCGCCTCATGTACCGCGACCGCGATGGCGGCTTCGTGCTCAAGGTGCTCTACTGCCAGGCCAAGGATCGCGGGCTCTACGTGTGTGCCGCGCGCAACTCGGCGGGCCAGACGCTCAGTGCCGTGCAGCTGCATGTTAAAG AGCCTCGCCTCCGCTTCACGAGGCCCCTGCAGGACGTGGAGGGCCGGGAGCATGGGATTGTGGTGCTGGAGTGTAAAGTCCCCAACTCCCGCATTCCCACGGCCTGGTTCCGCGAGGACCAGCGGCTGCTGCCCTGCCGCAAGTACGAGCAGATCGAGGAGGGCACGGTCCGGCGCCTCATCATCCACAGGCTGAAGGCAGATGACGATGGAGTTTACCTGTGCGAGATGCGCGGCCGGGTGCGCACCGTGGCCAATGTGACAGTCAAAG GGCCCATCCTGAAGCGGCTGCCCCGGAAGCTCGATGTTTTTGAGGGAGAGAACGCGGTGCTGCTGGTGGAGACCCGCGAGGCTGGGGTGGAAGGGCGCTGGAGTCGAGATGGGGAGGACCTGCCGGCCACCTGCCAGAGCAGCTCCGGCCACATGCATGCCCTGGTCCTGCCAGGGGTCACCCGAGAAGATGCTGGCGAGGTCACCTTCAGCCTGGGCAACTCCCGTACCACCACTCTGCTCAGAGTCAAAT GCGTCAAGCACAATCCCCCGGGACCCCCAGTGTTGGCAGAAATGTTCAAGGGCCACAAGAACACGGTCCTGCTGACCTGGAAGCCTCCCGAGCCAGCTCCCGAGACCCCCTTCATCTACCGGCTGGAACGGCAGGAGGTGGGCTCAGAAGACTGGATCCAGTGCTTCAGCATTGAGAAAGCTGGGGCCGTGGAGGTGCCGGGAGACTGTGTGCCCTCCGAGGGCGACTACCGCTTCCGCGTCTGCACCGTCAGCGAACACGGCCGCAGCTCCCATGTCGTGTTCCATGGGTCTGCTCACCTCG TGCCCACAGCTCGCCTGGTGGCCGGTCTGGACGACGTGCAGGTATATGACGGGGAAGATGCCGTCTTCTCCCTCGATCTCTCCACCATCATCCAGGGCACCTGGTTCCTTAATGGGGAAGAGCTCAAGAGTAATGAGCCAGAGGGCCAGGTAGAGCCTGGGGCCCTGCGGTACCGGATGGAGCACAAGGGCCTGCAGCACAGACTCATCCTGCAAGCTGTCAGGCACCAGGACAGCGGGGCCCTGGTTGGCTTCAGCTGCCCAGGTGTGCAGGACTCGGCTGCCCTCACCATCCAAG AGAGCCCGGTGCACATCCTGAGCCCCCAGGACAAGGTGTCGTTGACCTTCACAACCTCGGAGCGGGTGGTACTGACCTGTGAGCTCTCCCGGGTGGACTTCCCAGCGAGCTGGTACAAGGACGGGCAGAAGGTGGAGGAGAGCGAGTCGCTGGTGGTGAAGATGGATGGGCGCAAACACCGCCTGATCATACCTGAGGCCCAGGTCCAGGACAGTGGCGAGTTTGAGTGCAGAACGGAAGGGGTCTCAGCCTTCTTCAGCGTCTCCGTCCAAG ACCCCCCTGTGCACATCCTGGATCCCCGGGAGCACGTGTTCGTGCACGCCATAACCTCCGAGTGCGTCATGCTGACCTGTGAGGTGGACCGGGAGGACGCCCCCGTGCACTGGTACAAGGACGGGCAGGAGGTAGAAGAGAGCGACTTCGTGGTGCTGGAGAACGAGGGGCCCCATCACCGCCTGGTGCTGCCCGCCGCCCAGCCTCCAGATGGGGGCGAGTTCCAGTGCGTCGCTGGGGACGAGCGCGCCTACTTCACCGTGACCATCACAG ATGTCTCCTCGTGGATCGTGTATCCCAGCGGCAAGGTGTATGTGGCAGCCGTGCGCCTGGAGCGTGTGGTGCTGACCTGCGAGCTCTGCCGGCCCTGGGCCGAGGTGCGCTGGACCAAGGATGGCGAAGAGGTGGTGGAGAGTCCCGCGCTGCTCCTGCAGAAGGAGGACACCGTCCGCCGCCTGGTGCTGCCCGCCGTCCAGCTGGAGGACTCGGGCGAGTACTTGTGTGAAATCGATGACGAGTCTGCCTCTTTCACCGTCACTGTCACAG AGCCCCCGGTGCGCATCATACACCCCCGGGACGAGGTGACCTTGGTCGCCGTGAGCTTGGAGTGTGTGGTGCTGATGTGTGAGCTGTCGCGGGAGGACGCCCCCGTGCGCTGGTACAAGGATgggctggaggtggaggagagTGAGGCCCTGGTGCTGGAGAGTGATGGGCCCCGCCGCCGCCTGGTGCTGCCTGCTGCCCAGCCCGAGGACGGGGGCGAGTTCGTGTGTGACGCTGGAGACGACTCAGCCTTCTTCACTGTCACTGTCACAG CCACTCCAGAGAGGATTGTGCACCCGGCGGCCCGCTCCCTGGACCTGCAGTTCGGGGTTCCAGGGCGCGTGGAGCTGCGCTGCGAGGTGGCCCCGGCTGGGTCCCAGGTGCGCTGGTACAAGGATGGGCTGGAGGTGGACGCATCAGATGCCCTGCAGCTGGGTGCCAAGGGGCCCGCTCGCACCCTGACCCTGCCCCACGCCCAGCCTGAGGACGCCGGGGAGTATGTGTGCGAGACTCGTGATGAAGCCGTCACCTTCAACGTCAGCCTGGCTG AGCCCCCAGTCCAGTTCCTTGCCCCAGAGGCGGCCCCCAGCCCGCTCTGCGTGGCCCCCGGGGAGCCGCTGGTGCTGAGCTGTGAACTGTCCCGGGCTGGCGCCCTCGTCTTCTGGAGCCACAACGGGAGGCCGGTGCAGGAGGGTGAGGGCCTGGAGCTCCAAGCCGAGGGCCCCCGCCGTATCCTCTGCATCCAGGCTGCAGACCCGGTCCACGCCGGCCTCTACACCTGCCAGGCAGGGGCAGCCCCGGGGGCGCCCAGCCTCAGCTTCACCGTCCAAGTGGCTG AGCCCCCCGTGCGGGTGGTGGACCCCGAGGCAGCCCAGACGAGGGTTCGCAGCACACCAGGCGGGGACCTGGAGCTGGTGGTGCACCTCTCCGGGCCGGGAGGCCCTGTGCGCTGGTACAAGGACGGGGAGCGCCTGGCAAGCCAGGGGCGGGTGCAGCTGGAGCAGGACGGGGCAAGGCAGGTGCTGCGGGTGCAGAGGGCCCGGAGCAGGGACGCCGGGGAGTACCTGTGCGACACGCCCCAGGACAGCCGCATCTTCCTCGTCAGCGTGGAAG aaCCACCGCCGGTGAAGCTGGTCTCAGAGCTGACACCACTCACTGTCCACGAGGGTGATGATGCCACGTTCCGGTGTGAAGTCTCCCCACCGGATGCCGAAGTCACTTGGCTGCACAATGGGGCCATTGTCACCCCAGGGCCCCAGCTAGAGATGGCCCAGAATGGGTCAAGCCGCATATTGACCGTGCGAGGCTGCCAGCTCGAGGACGCGGGGACAGTGACTGCCCAAGCAGGGAGCACATCCACAAGTGCCCGGCTCCACGTTCGAG agACGGAGCTGCTGTTCCTGCGGCGGCTGCAGGATGTGCGGGCAGAGGAAGGCCAGGACGTGTGCCTCGAAGTAGAGACAGGCCGAGTGGGTGCGGCAGGGGCCGTGCGCTGGGTGCGAGGTGGGGCACCCCTACCACCCGACTCCCGCCTGTCCACGGCCCAGGATGGCCACATCTACCGCCTCTTCATCCACGGCGTCGTACTGGCCGACCAGGGCACCTACGGCTGCGAGAGCCACCACGATCGCACCCTGGCCAGGCTCAGCGTGAAGC CAAGGCAGCTAAGGGTGCTGCGGCCTCTGGAGGATGTGACCGTCATCGAGGGGGGCAGCGCCACCTTCCAGCTGGAGCTGTCCCAGAAGGATGTGACCGGGGAGTGGGCCCGGGGTGGAGTCCAGCTGCAGCCGGGGACCACATGCCAAATTTACGCAGAGGGCCACGCTCACTGCCTGGTACTCAGTGGCCTGGGCCTGGCCGACTCGGGCTGCATCTCCTTCACTGCGGATGCCCTGCGCTGTGCAGCCAGACTCACTGTGAGAG AGGCCCCAGTGACCATTGTGCGGGGGCCACAGGACCTAGAAGTGACCGAGGGTGACACAGCTACTTTCGAGTGTGAACTTTCCCAGGCCTTGGCTGATGTCACCTGGGAGAAG GACGGGCAACCGCTCACCCCCAGCCCTCGGCTCAGACTCCAGGCCCTCGGCACCCGCCGCCTTCTCCAGCTGCGGCGCTGCGGTCCCTTGGACGCCGGGACCTACAGCTGCGTGGTGGGGATGGCCCGAGCCGGGCCCGTCCACCTGGTGGTTCGCG AGCGCAAGGTGTCTGTCCTCTCCGAGCTTCTGTCGGTGCGCGCCCGCGAAGGCGACGGAGCCACGTTCGAGTGCACCGTGTCGGAGGTCGAGCCAACCGGGAGCTGGGAGCTCGGAGGCCGCCCGCTGAGACCCGGAGGCCGCGTCCGCATCCGACAGGAAG GGAAGAAACACATTCTGGTGCTGAGCGTGCTGCGCGCGGAGGACACTGGTGAGGTCCGCTTCCAGGCGGGACCCGCCCAGTCCGTGGCTCAGCTGGAGGTGGAGG CATTGCCTCTCCAGATATGCCGCCGCCCCCCTCGCGAGAAGACAGTTCTGGTCGGCCGCCGGGCGGTGCTGGAGGTGACTGTGTCCCGCTCGGGGGGCCAAGTGTGCTGGTTGCGGGAGGGGGTCGCGCTGTGCCCGGGAGACAAGTACGAGCTGCGCAGTCATGGCCACACCCACAGCCTGGTCATCCATGACGTGCGACCTGAGGACCAGGGCACCTACTGCTGCCAGGCCGGCCAGGACAGCGCCCACACACGGCTGCTGGTAGAGG CTAGGAGGACCGAACCAGGCCAGGCGGGTGCCCTCGGACAGCTTGGAAGGCGCATGCCCTTaccctgggaaggggtggggagggaggggaaccaGAGGTGTTGGGAGACAATAAAAGTGGTGCAGCCCCTTTCCTGGCTCTCTGTGTGA